A DNA window from Solanum lycopersicum chromosome 3, SLM_r2.1 contains the following coding sequences:
- the LOC101258934 gene encoding pyridoxine/pyridoxamine 5'-phosphate oxidase 1, chloroplastic produces MLRKAKRMSCLLSQTLLPSSAANSVCNFKPTIAPHHLLLPRLLGLRPKIGFLGSLRGMATKMDIIQQNPEAISYLNQKEAAQIDEILMGPLGFSVDQLMELAGLSVAAAIAEVYRPSEYSRVLTICGPGNNGGDGLVAARHLYHFGYKPFICYPKRTAKPLYDGLVTQLESLSVPFLSLEDLPKDLSDSFDILVDAMFGFSFHGSPRPPFDDLIQRLVALKLNGDTHQKSPAIISIDIPSGWHVEEGDLSGEGIQPDMLVSLTAPKLCAKRFSGSHHFLGGRFVPPSIRNKFNLQLPAYPGTSMCVRIGKPPKIDISSLRENYISPALLEEEVVADPFDQFQKWFDDAMVAGLKEPNAMALSTTGKDGKPSSRIVLLKGFDKDGFVWYTNYEGRKGQQIAENPHAALLFYWDDLNRQVRIEGPVQKVSDEESEQYFHSRPRGSQIGAIVSQQSTVIPGRHVLLDEYKQLEAKYSDGFVIPKPKHWGGYRLKPEMFEFWQGQKSRLHDRLRYIPETADGKTVWRIERLAP; encoded by the exons ATGCTTCGCAAAGCCAAAAGAATGTCATGTCTTCTCTCCCAAACATTACTTCCTTCTTCAGCTGCTAATTCCGTCTGTAATTTCAAGCCTACTATCGCTCcacatcatcttcttcttccg AGGTTGTTGGGTTTAAGACCCAAGATTGGATTTTTGGGTTCATTGAGAGGAATGGCAACGAAAATGGATATCATTCAGCAAAACCCTGAGGCCATTTCGTATCTAAACCAGAAAGAAGCTGCTCAAATTGATGAGATACTTATGGGTCCTCTTGGTTTCAGTGTTGATCAACTTATG GAACTGGCTGGCTTGAGTGTTGCTGCTGCAATTGCTGAG GTCTACAGACCAAGTGAGTACAGTCGTGTTCTTACTATTTGCGGTCCTGGTAATAATGGCGGTGATGGTCTTGTAGCTGCTCGTCATCTATATCACTTTGGCTATAAACCATTCATATGTTACCCTAAGCGTACTGCTAAGCCTCTTTATGATGGCTTGGTAACTCAG CTTGAGTCGCTGTCAGTTCCTTTCTTGTCATTGGAAGATTTGCCAAAGGACTTGTCTGACAGCTTTGACATTCTAGTGGATGCAATGTTCGGATTCTCGTTCCATg GTAGCCCAAGGCCACCTTTTGATGACTTAATCCAGAGACTGGTGGCACTAAAGCTTAATGGCGATACACATCAGAAATCACCTGCCATCATCTCTATAGATATTCCATCTGGATGGCATGTGGAAGAGGGGGATTTAAGTGGTGAAGGTATTCAACCTGACATGCTG GTTTCTCTAACTGCCCCAAAATTGTGTGCCAAAAGGTTTTCTGGCTCGCACCACTTTTTAGGTGGCAGATTTGTTCCACCATCCATCAGAAACAAATTTAATCTTCAATTACCAGCATATCCTGGCACTTCCATGTGTGTCCGTATTGGCAAGCCCCCAAAAATTGACATATCATCTCTGAGGGAGAACTATATTTCTCCTGCGTTGCTTGAGGAAGAGGTCGTCGCTGACCCCTTTGATCAG TTCCAAAAGTGGTTTGATGATGCAATGGTCGCAGGCTTGAAGGAACCAAATGCCATGGCCTTGTCAACTACTGGCAAAGATGGCAAGCC TTCATCAAGGATCGTATTGCTGAAAGGGTTTGACAAGGATGGTTTTGTCTG GTACACCAATTATGAAGGCAGAAAAGGTCAACAAATAGCTGAAAATCCTCATGCCGCACTCCTCTTTTATTGGGATGATTTGAACCGCCAG GTAAGAATCGAAGGGCCGGTGCAAAAAGTTTCTGATGAGGAATCTGAGCAATATTTCCACAGTCGTCCTCGGGGAAGTCAGATTGGTGCCATAGTTAGCCAGCAG AGCACAGTTATTCCAGGAAGGCATGTCCTCCTTGATGAATACAAACAGTTGGAGGCAAAATACTCTGATGG ATTCGTGATTCCCAAACCAAAACACTGGGGAGGGTACCGGCTTAAACCTGAAATGTTTGAATTTTGGCAGGGACAGAAATCTCGCTTGCATGACAG GTTGCGTTACATCCCGGAAACAGCTGATGGAAAAACAGTGTGGAGGATTGAGCGATTGGCTCCATGA